The following coding sequences are from one Nicotiana tabacum cultivar K326 chromosome 1, ASM71507v2, whole genome shotgun sequence window:
- the LOC107822736 gene encoding RING-H2 finger protein ATL40, with amino-acid sequence MGFDEDDNPFTHHHKNKYDINSKIMLSAIISLSIVVFLVTILHMYIRCVIRRRQARRRATFSPAWSLVASTVSQVEPPKNGLDPSIIASLPIFVYKQSDDHDMDEAITNPIECAVCLSILENGEIVRNLPNCKHIFHVECIDKWFNCHSTCPICRAEAKPQILPEPREGVVSRIPPSAPPLDGGNLSIVVNVGETSSSGKTTIGGCGSSSRLSSFRRILSRERSSRRLQVEDPESNNGGCRI; translated from the coding sequence ATgggctttgatgaagatgatAATCCATTTACTCATCACCACAAAAACAAATATGATATCAACAGCAAAATTATGCTAAGTGCCATAATTTCACTATCCATAGTTGTTTTCCTCGTTACTATTCTCCATATGTACATTAGATGTGTCATTAGACGACGTCAAGCTAGACGCCGAGCTACGTTTAGCCCTGCGTGGAGCTTGGTTGCAAGTACTGTGTCACAAGTTGAGCCACCAAAAAATGGACTTGATCCATCTATTATAGCTTCACttccaatatttgtttacaagcaAAGTGATGACCATGACATGGATGAGGCAATTACTAATCCAATTGAGTGTGCAGTTTGTTTGAGTATTCTTGAAAATGGTGAAATTGTTAGAAATTTGCCTAATTGCAAACACATTTTTCATGTGGAgtgtattgacaaatggtttaattgTCATTCTACGTGTCCTATATGTCGAGCTGAGGCAAAACCTCAGATATTGCCTGAGCCTAGGGAGGGTGTTGTTAGTCGTATTCCGCCGTCAGCGCCGCCTTTGGACGGTGGAAATTTGTCTATAGTTGTGAATGTTGGAGAGACTTCATCATCAGGTAAAACTACTATTGGTGGTTGTGGATCAAGCTCGAGATTGAGCTCGTTTAGAAGGATTCTTAGCAGGGAGAGATCATCTCGACGACTTCAAGTTGAAGATCCTGAGAGCAATAATGGCGGATGCAGGATTTAA
- the LOC142164771 gene encoding uncharacterized protein LOC142164771, producing the protein MVRGIPHIEKLFIGGDFNGHIGATYERYNDVHGDFGFGDRNEGGTPLLDFARAFDLVIANSSFPKKREHLVTFRRSVAKTQIDYLLYKTSDRGLCTDCKRKRRKRAMYNQHRIKWVALTEAKAQELGVKLVTMGAWRCSGEASATLTMTAQCIRETARQVLGVSKGYSGGHKGDWW; encoded by the exons ATGGTGCGTGGTATCCCGCATATCGAGAAGcttttcataggaggagatttcaacggTCACATTGGAGCAACGTATGAGAGGTATAATGATGTGCATGGTGACTTTGGTTTTGGAGATAGAAACGAAGGAGGAACGCCTCTGCTGGACTTTGCTAGagcatttgatttggtgatagcaaactcgagTTTCCCAAAGAAAAGGGAGCACTTGGTCACCTTTCGAAGATCGGTGGCcaagactcagattgattatttaCTCTACAAGACGTCCGATAGAGGTCTTTGCACGGATTGCAAG aggaagaggaggaagagggcAATGTATAACCAACATAGGATAAAGTGGGTAGCCTTGACGGAAGCTAAAGCACAAGAGTTGGGGGTCAAGCTGGTGACTATGGGGGCTTGGAGGTGTAGTGGGGAAGCAAGTGCTACATTGACCATGACTGCACAGTGCATTAGGGAAACTGCGAGACAGGTATTAGGGGTCTCAAAGGGTTACTCTGGTGGTCACAAGGGAGACTGGTGGTAG